One region of Salvia miltiorrhiza cultivar Shanhuang (shh) chromosome 3, IMPLAD_Smil_shh, whole genome shotgun sequence genomic DNA includes:
- the LOC131019002 gene encoding protein FAR1-RELATED SEQUENCE 5-like encodes MILDFLNKSLVNDQFFRTHFRFVCLEHLEVESFALSPTKNLRGVHDSIHCRTSLSTPIRTFQTFRRVDALAARCETLTFAENSPSLDAENSTFAENSTFAENSRRTRQTSNLASHGESRLPYVGQVFSSLDEAFDLYGLYGYSCGFDVRKGTTRKGKYGQIIYQTFVCIREGINPGTNDEHAETQSKTKKRRRRPSTRCDCRANVIMKRRDSGEYFVSVFNEAHNHKLISEDCRHFMKYNRKVDSSHQLIMLKCAKVNISPMRAFRLFKELVGGYEYVGCTSNDFKKKSYQMNSYPDGSDAQLLLDRLITNRDLDDQFKVEYLLDECQKVKSIFWSDAIGVQNYNIFGDYVSFDATYTTNRYSMIFVPFTGKDNHGGCVTFAAGLLTREDVHSYSWILKFVDCMGHNPTMLITDQDPALKIAVENVMPDTRHRFCMWHIMMKVALKLPISLRENADLTSILYDVAWSELDEPSEFEEKWLGVINEYGLADNSWFSDMFSKRKYWIPAYFRDLRMSGLFRITSMSENENSFFRKYLNRNSNLASFYIHYESAMQAQRHFYKQLCMTDQTTTPKLKTHTPIEQHTSRIYTTKIFLDVQIEITEAFNHCRIKSMDTAHEDHMYAVDDRSNGVPNVAYNMVADTFICSCKLFVKKGLVYRHMFVVMHNIGLKAIPEKYILDRWR; translated from the exons ATGATTCTTGACTTCCTCAACAAGTCTCTTGTGAATGACCAATTCTTCCGCACCCATTTTCGATTTGTTTGCTTGGAGCATTTGGAGGTTGAAAGCTTCGCGTTGAGTCCAACTAAGAATCTCCGTGGAGTCCACGACTCTATCCATTGCCGT ACCTCGTTGTCTACCCCCATCAGAACCTTTCAAACGTTTCGAAGAGTGGACGCCCTCGCCGCTCGATGCGAAACGTTGACATTCGCGGAGAACTCGCCAAGCTTGGACGCGGAGAACTCGACATTCGCGGAGAACTCGACATTCGCGGAGAACTCGCGGAGAACTCGCCAAACTTCAAATCTAGCCTCACATGGAGAATCAAG GCTGCCATATGTAGGGCAAGTGTTCAGTTCTTTAGACGAGGCATTTGACCTATATGGATTGTATGGATATTCATGTGGGTTCGATGTCCGCAAAGGCACGACTAGGAAAGGCAAATATGGTCAGATAATATATCAAACATTTGTTTGTATCAGGGAAGGAATTAACCCGGGTACCAATGATGAGCATGCAGAGACGCAATCAAAAACTAAAAAGAGGCGACGTAGACCCTCTACCAGGTGCGATTGTAGAGCAAATGTCATAATGAAAAGACGGGACAGCGGTGAATACTTTGTTAGCGTTTTCAATGAAGCTCACAATCACAAATTAATTTCTGAAGATTGTCGCCATTTCATGAAATACAATCGGAAGGTCGATTCTTCACATCAACTGATTATGCTTAAATGTGCTAAGGTTAATATTAGCCCAATGCGTGCATTTAGACTATTCAAAGAATTGGTTGGAGGCTATGAATATGTGGGGTGCACAAGCAatgatttcaaaaaaaaatcataccaAATGAACAGTTATCCTGATGGCTCCGATGCTCAGTTGTTGTTGGACAGATTAATCACTAATCGTGATCTTGATGACCAGTTCAAGGTTGAGTACCTGCTAGATGAATGTCAGAAGGTGAAGAGCATATTCTGGAGCGATGCCATTGGTGTACAAAACTATAACATTTTTGGAGATTATGTTTCATTTGATGCAACATACACTACAAATCG ATACAGCATGATATTTGTACCATTCACCGGGAAGGACAACCATGGTGGTTGCGTTACATTTGCAGCCGGGTTACTAACCAGGGAGGATGTGCATTCATACTCATGGATCTTGAAATTTGTCGACTGCATGGGCCACAACCCAACCATGTTGATAACAGACCAAGATCCGGCATTGAAAATTGCTGTTGAAAACGTTATGCCTGATACAAGACACAGATTCTGCATGTGGCACATAATGATGAAGGTAGCACTGAAGCTTCCAATATCACTTCGGGAGAATGCTGATTTGACGAGCATATTATATGATGTGGCTTGGTCGGAGTTGGATGAACCTAGCGAGTTTGAAGAAAAGTGGTTAGGGGTCATAAATGAATATGGTCTGGCAGACAATTCGTGGTTTTCAGACATGTTCTCCAAGCGCAAGTATTGGATTCCAGCATATTTCCGTGATTTGAGGATGAGCGGACTTTTCAGAATTACGTCCATGTCAGAAAATGAGAATAGTTTTTTCCGTAAATATTTGAATCGGAATTCTAACTTGGCTTCTTTCTACATCCACTATGAAAGTGCTATGCAGGCTCAGAGGCATTTCTACAAACAATTGTGCATGACTGACCAGACAACCACTCCTAAATTGAAGACACACACGCCTATAGAGCAGCATACGAGTCGCATCTATACCACGAAGATTTTTTTGGATGTGCAGATAGAGATCACCGAGGCATTCAACCATTGTCGCATAAAATCCATGGACACAGCACACGAAGACCATATGTATGCAGTGGATGACCGATCCAATGGGGTGCCCAATGTTGCTTATAATATGGTAGCCGATACCTTTATCTGTTCTTGCAAATTATTTGTGAAGAAAGGATTGGTATACAGACACATGTTTGTTGTGATGCATAACATTGGTCTCAAAGCTATTCCTGAGAAGTACATTCTTGATAGGTGGCGGTAG
- the LOC131014440 gene encoding peptidyl-prolyl cis-trans isomerase FKBP53 → MAFWGIEVKPGKPYILSDEEKGRLHVTQATLGSGSSTKKSILQCEVGDKKPIYLCSLLPDRLETCPLNLEFEEDEKVTFSIIGPQSVHLSGFFYGDESDDEDDEDDYGCGLYEDDAMGIGSEDEEDADYDSEDEEDDEDLSEDDLCCGYPHSPVPNSGVKIEEIVDDGKPTNENGMSKRVKKKKTDGNENSNSQIVPKAGTSVPVLESEDEDGFPVPAHDKKSEANLEKTKQESSGKKSQNKSEKTDAASGRNLKRKSGAVNQDEQPASDIEPHSSSAQPDTTTNEVKQKKNKKKKVVQKLDSSLENEKPDSDGMKESPVAEAGNDLKPSSEKKKDKKKKKQNKLQENTPTPSAEKKVADKNESNLEKQEKGDASKSLQVRTFPNGLVIEELVMGRPDGKRASPGKKVGVHYIGKLKKNGKIFDSNVGTAPFKFRLGIGQVIKGWDVGVNGMRVGDKRRLTIPPAMGYGAKGCPPAIPPNSWLVFDVELVDAN, encoded by the exons ATGGCTTTCTGGG GGATTGAAGTAAAACCAGGCAAACCGTACATTTTGTCTGACGAGGAGAAAGGAAGGCTTCATGTAACTCAG GCGACATTAGGTTCGGGGTCATCGACTAAGAAGAGCATATTACAGTGTGAAGTGGGAGATAAAAAGCCGATATACCTGTGCTCCTTGTTGCCTGATAGACTCGAGACATGCCCATTAAACCTTGAGTTCGAGGAAGACGAAAAAGTCACCTTCTCTATCATTGGCCCTCAGAGTGTGCATCTCTCTGGTTTCTTTTATGGTGATGAATCTGATGACgaggatgatgaagatgatTATGGATG CGGTCTGTATGAGGATGATGCAATGGGGATTGGTTCTGAAGATGAGGAAGATGCTGACTATGATtctgaagatgaagaagacgaTGAGGACTTGTCCGAGGATGACCTCTGCTGCGGGTACCCTCATTCACCTGTTCCCAACAGTGGag TGAAAATTGAAGAGATAGTGGACGATGGAAAGCCTACCAATGAGAATGGTATGTCTAAAcgagtgaagaagaagaaaactgaTGGGAATGAAAACTCCAATAGCCAGATTGTTCCCAAGGCTGGAACTAGTGTTCCCGTCCTTGAAAGTGAAGATGAAGATGGTTTTCCTGTACCTGCGCATGATAAAAAATCTGAAGCAAACCTAGAGAAAACTAAACAAGAAAGTAGTGGCAAGAAATCCCAGAACAAGAGTGAAAAAACTGATGCTGCTTCTGGGAGAAACTTGAAAAGAAAGAGTGGTGCTGTGAACCAAGATGAACAACCTGCAAG TGACATTGAACCACACAGTTCTTCTGCCCAACCTGACACCACCACAAATGAAGTTAAACaaaagaagaacaagaagaaaaaGGTAGTACAGAAATTAGACAGCTCTCTGGAAAATGAAAAACCAGATTCTGATGGTATGAAAGAGTCTCCAGTTGCTGAAGCTGGAAATGATCTCAAGCCATCTTCTGAAAA GAAGAAAgacaagaaaaagaagaaacagAATAAACTGCAAGAAAATACACCAACCCCGAGTGCGGAGAAAAAAGTAGCAGATAAAAATGAATCTAACTTGGAGAAACAAGAGAAAGGAGACGCATCTAAATCACTACAAGTGAGGACATTCCCGAATGGTCTGGTAATAGAGGAGTTGGTAATGGGTAGACCTGATGGAAAAAGAGCTTCTCCAGGGAAAAAG GTTGGTGTCCATTACATTGGCAAGCTGAAGAAGAATGGCAAGATTTTTGACTCAAACGTTGGAACAGCACCCTTTAAGTTTCGCCTAG GTATTGGCCAAGTTATTAAGGGATGGGATGTTGGTGTAAATG GCATGCGCGTAGGGGACAAACGAAGACTTACGATCCCTCCAGCTATGGG CTATGGTGCCAAAGGATGTCCTCCAGCAATACCTCCCAATTCATGGCTAGTGTTTGATGTGGAGTTGGTAGATGCCAACTAA
- the LOC131014441 gene encoding uncharacterized protein LOC131014441 yields MLVSMIELISVAASNSLAVFCFCNVIIAILVVGSSKTSSHSDETPSIVDDDRPMESIAMREEKESCVSIDMVNSQEEEEEEEEEEEEDDDEEEEEEEDELRKRVEEFIEKTNRHWEAEKMNRYSYSATLLQ; encoded by the coding sequence atgctgGTTTCGATGATTGAGTTGATCAGCGTGGCTGCTTCGAATTCCCTTGCAGTTTTCTGCTTCTGCAATGTGATAATCGCCATTCTTGTAGTTGGCAGCTCAAAAACAAGCTCTCATTCTGATGAAACGCCTAGCATTGTTGATGATGATCGCCCAATGGAATCGATTGCGATGCGTGAGGAGAAAGAATCGTGTGTGAGCATAGATATGGTTAACagccaagaagaagaagaagaagaagaagaagaagaagaagaagatgatgatgaggaagaagaagaagaagaagatgagttGAGAAAAAGAGTGGAAGAATTCATCGAGAAAACCAACAGACATTGGGAGGCAGAAAAGATGAATAGATATTCATATTCTGCTACTTTACTCCAATAA